One segment of Echeneis naucrates chromosome 15, fEcheNa1.1, whole genome shotgun sequence DNA contains the following:
- the LOC115055480 gene encoding piggyBac transposable element-derived protein 4-like, giving the protein MATSVLTMTEGLHVLKSDEESDDDVDYYSSDFDSADSVEEDAFDPGDDVVLDQTDKDASHSCPVPGPSTTLTQSPTSPCRPSPPASTPQPPIPNSPASSLPAQSPRKRAAAVSPEKTPSKRPAVVPQDLDPWHGIDEEDELPQTLPFRPQRTPGVQLDRQKDYSPLELFMLFFSEDVVNVLCQNTNKNAERRLLKGQWKPLDTETMMKYLSIVIYLGLVKPSAMRDLWRKDRLHSHPFPSSVMAGYRFELIGVFLHMSDPAADLVNDQLRGQPGYDPLFRLKPLQDQILLACKAYYHPYQNITIDERMAASKARHGMKQYMKAKPIKWGFKLFALADSKTGYTFNFNVYQGKALTPSGNGLSYDAAVNLIHVPFLGKGYNLYVDNFYTSRALFLHLHQIRYGACGTMRENVLGFLKNRVNALPKTAERGEMRWLREGPLLYVKWKDTKEVTMCSSLHKAYGGDTAQRRIKNHDGSWSVRDVPIPQPVKEYNKYMGGVDLSDALIKYFTVSHKTMRWYKKLFLHFVDIAVVNSFILHKELAMERQRTPLTQKGFREALCLELADFRGVTAESEKAAETPQPQEAAAEDRPKGCLPVPVTDVSAAKPRNKATTGRQYCAHCSAQGKRNKTIFKCRSCDVPLCMIADRLCFTEWHDKKKSNTLKD; this is encoded by the exons ATGGCGACGAGTGTGTTGACAATGACGGAGGGGCTGCACGTGCTGAAAAGTGACGAGGAAAGCGACGACGACGTCGACTACTACAGCTCGGACTTCGACAGCGCCGACTCGGTCGAAGAAGACGCTTTTGATCCAGGGGACGATGTCGTGCTCGACCAAAC tgataaAGATGCCTCTCATTCCTGCCCTGTTCCTGGACCCTCCACCACTCTTACGCAGTCTCCAACCAGCCCTTGTCGACCATCACCACCTGCCAgcactcctcagcctcccatTCCCAACTCCCCGGCTTCCTCCCTGCCTGCTCAGAGTCCTCGCAAGCGTGCAGCTGCCGTGAGCCCAGAAAAAACGCCGTCAAAGAGGCCTGCTGTTGTCCCACAGGATCTGGATCCATGGCACGGCattgatgaagaggatgagcTCCCTCAAACGCTCCCCTTCCGTCCACAGAGAACTCCCGGAGTGCAACTGGATCGTCAGAAGGATTACAGCCCCCTTGAACTTTTCATGCTGTTCTTCAGTGAAGATGTTGTGAATGTTCTCTGccaaaatacaaacaagaatGCAGAGCGCCGGCTCCTGAAAGGACAGTGGAAGCCCCTGGACACCGAGACCATGATGAAGTACCTGTCCATTGTCATTTATCTCGGCCTGGTGAAGCCCTCCGCCATGAGGGATCTGTGGAGGAAGGATCGCCTGCACAGCCACCCCTTTCCCTCCAGTGTGATGGCAGGCTACAGGTTTGAGCTGATCGGGGTATTCCTGCACATGAGTGACCCAGCAGCTGACCTTGTGAATGACCAGCTCAGAGGCCAGCCTGGTTATGACCCCCTGTTTCGCTTGAAGCCACTGCAAGACCAGATCCTGTTGGCGTGTAAGGCATATTACCACCCCTACCAGAACATCACCATTGATGAACGCATGGCAGCCTCAAAAGCTAGACATGGCATGAAACAGTACATGAAGGCCAAGCCGATAAAGTGGGGTTTCAAGCTGTTTGCACTGGCTGATAGCAAGACAGGCTACACGTTCAACTTCAATGTGTACCAGGGGAAAGCACTCACTCCTAGCGGAAATGGTCTGAGCTATGATGCGGCTGTAAACCTGATCCACGTGCCCTTCCTTGGGAAAGGCTATAATTTGTACGTGGACAACTTCTACACCAGCAGagctctttttctccatctccaccaGATCCGCTATGGGGCCTGTGGCACCATGAGGGAAAACGTGCTTGGTTTCCTGAAGAACAGGGTTAATGCTCTCCCCAAGACAGCAGAACGAGGGGAGATGAGGTGGCTCAGGGAGGGTCCCCTGCTGTATGTCAAATGGAAGGACACGAAGGAAGTAACTATGTGTTCTTCGCTTCATAAGGCCTATGGCGGCGACACAGCGCAGCGGCGGATCAAGAACCATGATGGCAGCTGGTCAGTGCGTGATGTACCTATACCTCAGCCAGTGAAGGAGTACAACAAGTACATGGGGGGAGTGGACTTGTCAGATGCTCTCATCAAGTACTTCACTGTGTCCCATAAGACGATGAGGTGGTACAAGAAGCTGTTTCTCCACTTTGTTGACATCGCTGTGGTCAACAGCTTCATCCTTCACAAGGAGTTGGCTATGGAGAGGCAGAGGACTCCACTGACCCAGAAGGGCTTCAGGGAGGCACTGTGTTTGGAGCTGGCCGACTTCAGGGGGGTGACCGCTGAGAGTGAGAAGGCAGCAGAGACGCCACAGCCACAGGAGGCAGCTGCTGAAGACAGGCCGAAGGGATGTCTTCCTGTACCTGTCACAGATGTGAGTGCTGCAAAGCCTCGCAACAAAGCCACCACTGGGAGGCAGTACTGTGCTCACTGCAGTGCTCAGGGAAAGCGGAACAAGACCATTTTTAAGTGCAGGTCTTGTGATGTTCCTCTCTGCATGATTGCAGATCGTCTCTGTTTCACAGAGTGGCATGACAAGAAAAAGTCCAACACCTTGAAGGACTGA